The genome window TTTAGTGGTCTTAATCATCGTCCTTGCTGCTTCACCACTGATTTTCTGGTTAAACAATAAGCAGTCGTTTAACCATCCGGCACGGACCGAGCAAACTGCGGCGGTGAGTAGTAAAAAAAAATCAACTCATCGGGTGAGTTCAACCAGCAGTCACCGGTCAGTTAGCAGCACTTCAAGGGTCGCCAGCCAAGCTAACAGTTCGACTAACAGCGCTGCCCGGGAGACAATGACGACGAGGCAATCAACTGCCGGTCAAACGGCCTCCAGCAACCGGGAACCGGCTGCCAACCGGCAGTACGTGGTTGTGCGTCGGGGGCAAAGTGTTTACCGAATTGCGGCGCAGAACGGGTTAACAGCTCAAGAACTGGCCCGGCTGAACAATATTTCAATCAATACACCGATTCACCCTGGACAACAGCTTCGGGTACGGTAAATCATTAGGGAGTGGAAAGTTCATTATTATGAAAAAAGGAATTCAAGTGGCCATTGATGGTCCAGCATCGGCCGGCAAGTCGACGGTCGCTAAACTTGTTGCCAAACGCTTTAACTATGTTTACTGCGATACTGGCGCAATGTACCGGGTAGTGACGCTCGCAGCCCTTGACCAAGGGATTGCGGTGACGGATTCAACCCGGGTAAGTCAACTCGCCCGGGAAATTAAGATTAGTTTTGCTCCGGGTGAACCTGAACAGCGGGTTTTCTTAAACGGCCGCGACGTCACGACGGCTATTCGTCAGGGGCGGATCGACAAAAATGTGTCAGCAGTTGCCGCCATTCCAGCAGTCCGGGAAGAAATGACTAACCAGCAGCGGCAGATTGCTGAAGAAGGCGGGATTGTCATGGACGGCCGCGACATTGGTTCAACGGTTCTGCCAAACGCTCCCGTCAAGATTTTTATGGTCGCGACCGCTCACGAACGGGCCCGCCGCCGGTACGTCGAAAATAAGGCAAAGGGGATCGCAACTGCTTCGCTGGAGGAGCTGCAAAAGGAAATTGAATTGCGGGATCAGAAGGACTCTTCACGGAAGGTCTCACCCCTCGTTCAGGCGCCAGATGCGGTCCGCCTTGACACGACTTCCTTAACGATCGACGAAGTTGTTGACCGGATTAGCACGATTATTGAAAAAACTCTCAACGAATTGGCTTAAACACTGGAAAAGGGTGAAGTTTTCTAGTAAAATAGTCATCAGAGTTGATTGTTGCAAGGAGGATTTTTTTTAATGGCTGAAAACAACGAAAACAAGAACGATATGTTAGAAGCGCTTGATAGCATCGAAACTGTAAAGGTGGGCGATGTTGTCAAGGGTGAAGTATTGGCAATCGATGATGATCGCCAAGCTATCGTTGGTATTAAAGATGCAGGGGTTGAAGGTGTCGTCCCTGCTAAGGAATTATCAACCAAGCCAGTTGAAGACATCAATGATGCAGTTAAAGTAGGTGACGAATTAGACTTAGTTGTCATCTCTAAGATTGGCAATGATAAGGAAAATGGTAGTTACTTACTTTCTCACCGTCGTCTGGAAGCCCGTAAGGTATGGGATGACATTCAGAAGAAGTTTGATGATGGTGAAACCATCACTGCTAAGGTTACCCAGGCAGTTAAGGGTGGTTTAGTTGTTGATGCTGGAGTACGTGGCTTCGTTCCTGCTTCAATGATCACTGATCACTACGTTGAAGACCTGAACCAATTTAAGGGTCAAGAACTGGAATTCAAGATTGTTGAAATCGAACCAAGCGAAAACCGGCTGATCCTTTCCCACAAGGAAATCGTAAAGGCAGAACACGAACAAGCTGCTGAAAAGATTTTTGCTGAATTACAACCAGGTGACGTGGTTGAAGGTAAGGTTGCCCGGATGACTAACTTCGGTGCCTTTGTTGACCTTGGCGGCGTTGATGGTTTGGTTCACGTTTCTGAAATTTCCTACGACCACGTTGACAAGCCGTCAGACGTTCTGTCTGCTGGTCAAGACGTAAAGGTTAAGGTATTGAGTGTTGACCCTGACCGTGAACGGATTTCACTGTCAATCAAGCAAACTCTGCCTGGCCCATGGGATGACATCGAAGAAAAGGCTCCTGCTGGCAGCACCCTGACTGGGACTGTTAAGCGTCTGACGAGTTTCGGTGCGTTCGTGGAAGTCTTCCCTGGTGTTGAAGGTTTGGTTCACATTTCCCAAATCTCCCACAAGCACATCGCTACGCCAGCTGACGTGCTGAAGCCAGGTCAAGAAGTTCAAGTAAAGGTCTTAAACGTTGACCCTGAACGGCAACGCCTTGGCCTTTCCATGAAGGCTCTTGAAGAACGTCCAAAGGGTGAAGACAGTGACAACGGTGAAAACTACCGTGGCCGTCGTCGTTCTCGGCGGAACAACAACCGTTCTGCAATGAGCAACGCCCCTGAAGAAGAAAGTGGTTTCTCAATGGGTGACTTGATTGGTGACCAATTAAAGAACCTGCGGAACTAATTTCGCTAATTAAAAATTAACTATTAAGGAGGAAGTGGCGCCGTTGGTGGTTACTTCCTTTTTATTCTTTGAAGGAAGGTGAAAAGATGACTAATCCAGTTGTTGCAATTGTCGGTCGGCCAAACGTCGGGAAGTCGACCCTGTTTAACCGGATTGCTGGTGAACGGATCTCCATTGTCGAAGATACTCCGGGAGTCACCCGGGATCGGATATATGCACATGGTGAATGGCTCGGCAAGAACTTTAACATGATTGATACCGGGGGAATTGAGTTGTCAGACCAGCCCCTGCTGACCCAAATCCGTCAACAGGCAGAAATTGCCATCGACGAGGCCGACGTTATTGTGCTGGTGGTTGACGTTGAGAGCGGGGTGACCGATGCCGATGAGCAGGTAGCACGGATCCTTTACCGTTCCAACAAGCCAGTTGTCCTGGCGGTGAATAAAGTCGATAATCCAGAACGGCGAAATGACATTTACGACTTTTACTCTCTAGGCCTGGGCGAACCATATCCCGTTTCCAGTGTGCATGGTGTTGGCCTCGGGGACCTATTGGATGCGGTAATCCATAACTTCCCCGAGAACGCTGCAAATGAGGATGACGATAGCATTCGCTTTAGCTTGATTGGCCGCCCAAACGTTGGGAAGTCGTCCCTGGTCAACGGAATTCTTGGTGAAAACCGGGTGATCGTGTCGAACATGGCGGGGACGACCCGGGATGCCATCAATACCCGCTTCGTCGCTAAGGACGGGCAGGAATTTACCATGATTGATACCGCGGGAATTCGCAAGCAGGGCAAGATTTACGAAAATACCGAACGCTACGCCCTGATGCGGGCAATGCGGGCAATCGATGGGAGTGACGTTGTCCTGGTCGTGCTGAACGCCGAGGAGGGAATCCGGGAGATTGATAAGCACATTGCCGGTTACGCTCACGAAGCTGGTTGTGGGGTCATCATTGTCGTAAACAAGTGGGATACGCTAGAAGAGCATGACCAACGGACGATGACCGACTTTACCAACCTGATCCGTCACGAGTTCCAGTACCTGTCCTATGCGCCGATTATTTTTGTATCTGCCAAGACCAAGCAGCGCTTGAACAAGCTGCCGGAAATGATTGAAGAAGTTTATGCCCACCACGAACGGCGGATCAAGTCGTCTGTTTTGAACAACGTCATTATGGACGCGATTGCTGCCAACCCGACGCCAACGCAAAACGGCAAGCGTTTGCGGATCTTTTACGCGACGCAGGTGGCAACGGCTCCACCGACCTTTGTTGTCTTTGTTAACGATCCGGAGCTGATGCACTTCTCCTACGAACGGTACTTGGAAAACCAAATTCGGCAGGCCTTTGACTTTACGGGGACCCCGATTCATATCATCAAGCGGCAGCGACAATAAAAAAGATTAAAAATCGGGTGAAATCTTGCCAAAACCGCTTGCCAGCAGGGTTTCACTATGCTAACCTTAACAATGAAATGATACGAACTCCTCGTAATTATTTCGTTAATTTTGGACCACTCAAAATTAACATTTGAGTGTCAGCACCGCGTGTGTTGACTTGTGGGAGGTGAAAACAAATGGCAAACAAAGCAGAATTAGTAAGCAATGTTGCTAATGCAACTGGCTTGACCAAGAAGGATGCTACTGCAGCTGTTGACGCTGTCTTCAGTTCAATTCAAGCATCTTTGGCCAAGGGGGAAAAGGTTCAATTGATCGGCTTCGGTAACTTCGAAGTACGTCAACGTGCTGCACGGAAGGGCCGTAACCCACAAACTGGACAAGAAATCCAAATTCCTGCAAGCAAGGTACCAGCATTCAAGCCTGGTAAAGCTTTAAAGGATGCTGTTAAGTAATTTAACAGTCTAAAGACTGTAAAGCGAGAAGGGTCTTTCCTTCTCGCTTTATTTTGTCTCATGGTATAGTAAAGGAAGTAATTACATGAGGAGGGACTATGAATGACCTATTCAGAACAAATGCTTGACCAGCTCCAGGCGGGCCAGCTAGAAGCCGCCCAGTCAAGTTTTCGCCAGGCCCTGGCAAAAGACGATGATGAGCTGCTCTTCAGTCTGGGGGAGGAGCTTTACGGCCTCGGCTTCCTTCAGCAGGCCCAGCGGGTGTACCTGACCCTGTTAGAAAGATACCCTGCCGAGGATGAGCTGCGAACCAACCTGGCAACGATTGCCATCGACGAAGGCCACAACGATGAGGCCCTTTCCTACCTTGCCCAGGTCAAGCCGGATTCACCCGCCTATTTAGAGTCGCTGCTGGTCGCTGCCGATCTGTACCAGACGGAGGAAGAATTTGAGGTGACCGAACAGAAGTTACAGGAGGCTTATCGAATTGCACCGGACGAGCCAGCAGTGGAGTTTGCCCTTGGTGAGTTTTACTTCCTGATTGGTCATTATGACGAAGCGATTCGCTACTATTTTGAGTTGATCAAGCATGGCTATACCGACTTTGCCAAGGTCGACATCGCCGGACGCTTAGGGATGTGTTACGCCCAGAGCGGGCAATTTAAGCAGGCCCTTGGTTACCTGCAGCAGGTTAAGCCGGAATACCGGACCAGCGACATCCGCTTCCAAACTGGACTAACGGAACTCTCGCTCGGCCAGTTAGACGCCGCGGAAAAAGAACTGAGCGAGCTGATTGAGGATGATGACCAGTACGCGTCTGCCTACCCGGCCTTGGCCACTGCGCTGACTAAGCAGCATAAGTACCAGCAGGCCTTGAAGGTGGCCCAGGAAGGGCTGGCGGTTGACCAGTATAACGAGCAACTGTATGCCCAGGCAGCCGCGATTGTCAGTCACCTGGGAAACGCTAAGTTGATGAAAAAGTACCTGACTAAGGCTCACGAGCTGGATCCGGATAACCTGACGATTACCTTGCAGTACAGTAACTTCCTCCTGCACCAGCATGATGACAAGGCAAATATTGCCTTGCTGGCTCCCCTAACGGAAGAGGACGAGGTCGACCCCCAGGTATACTGGAACTTGGCCCGGTCGTACCAGCGAACCGAAGACTTTGCCCAGGCTGGTAAGGATTACCAAACGGCAGCCCCTGCTTATGCTGACAACCCGACTTTCCTCAAGGAACTGGTTGGTTACTATCAGGAAACCGGACAGCGTGACCGCCTCCTGCCGACCTTGCGCCATTACCTGGAACTAGAACCAACGGATGCTGAAATGCAGGACTTATTAGCGGAATACGAAGAGTATTAAAGCTGCCCGTCATTCCCTCGTAGTCTTGGTAAGAAGATTCGGCCCCTATAAGAAGATGAATAGCGTAGTACCCCAATGAGCTCCAGTTCGGCTTTACCGAGCGCTGGAGCTCATTGGGCTTTTTAAAGGGAAACACTGCTAACTTACTGTCAATTAGAGGTCGGCGTTGATCAAAAGCCGTTGGTAGTAGAGCAGTGAGGCCGGATCAAGGTGGAGGGCGTCCTCAAGCTGTTGGTCACTGTCCCGGCGGTGTTCGGCCAGGTAGAGCAGGATGTAGCTTTGGTGCAGGTACTTGGGGGCGAGGCTGAAACCCAGGTATTCCTCGTCCTGGTGGAGGAACTTATGCAGGGCGGGGTTACTCAGCCGGGGATTCGTGGGGTTGAACCGCTGCTTGAGGAAGAGGTCGGGCGAGTGCTGTAGCCGCTGCCGGGGAGCGAGATAGTCCAGCAACTGGCGACGAAAGCGCTGCTCAGCGGGGGTGGCCAGTGGTAGCTGACCGAAGACCTGGTAGAACCCCGGTTGGAGAAATTCACCGACCGTGAAGCCATACTTACTCAGGAGCAGGGTGAGCCGGGTGTAGTAGTGCAAGTGCTCATCCGCTAACAACTGGTCAAGCTTTGCTAACCACTTGCTAGCAACACGCTGGTTAGGAGCCACCGCCTGCCCGTGCAGGGTAAGGGTGGGGTAGTCGCTGATCAGTTGGTGGGTGAAGAGGTAGCGAAAATAGCGGTTCAGCTGTGAAAGAATTTTGTTGTAAGTCGTCATGGTGATTTGCTTGTCGTCCCGGAGGTAGTTAAGGTAGGCGCGGACATCCGTTTCGGTTAGGTTGTCGAGTGTTGGTTGCTGGGCAAATAGGGGACGGTTCGCGCGCAAGTAGTTAAAGAGGTTAGTAAGGCTGGTGTCGTAGGTTTTGATGGTCAGCGGGGAAAGCTCCTGCTGGTCAAGGAACCGGCGGAAATTTTGCTGGTAGGGGTAATCCATGGTTGAAGCTCACTTTCAAGAAATTATTTACTTTAACTATAACACAAAAACCAAACCGCTAAACAAAGACTTTCGCATGATGAGCCGGGATTTGCTATAATCAATACTGATTGTTACAAAATTTCACGGTAAGGGATTGATGAAATGATAATAAAAAAATTACCACCAATATTTGAACCCGCCCGTCCGGTACTGCAAAAAATCGAGCAGGCGGGGTTTGAGGCCTATTTTGTCGGTGGTTGTGTTCGCGACACCATTCTCGGTGACCCGATTCACGATATTGATATTGCGACGAGTGCCTACCCTAGTGAAATTAAACAAATTTTTAAACGGACGGTTGATACCGGAATCGAACACGGGACGGTGATGATTCTTGACCACGGGGTTGGGTATGAAACCACTACCTTTCGGACCGAGTCTGGCTACCAGGATTTCCGCCGACCAGACAATGTCACCTTCGTGCGCTCCCTAGCTGAGGACTTACAACGCCGGGACTTTACCATTAATGCCCTGGCCCTGCGTCAAAACGGCGAGGTAGTGGACCTCTTTGACGGCTTGGGCGATTTGCAGCGCCGACTGATCCGGGCGGTGGGTGACCCCAACGAACGTTTCCATGAAGACGCCCTCCGCATGATGCGCGCGGTTCGCTTCGCCAGCAAGTTGGACTTCGTGATTGACCGGCCAACCTTAGAAGGCATTAACGCCAATGCACACCTGCTAGCTAAGATCGCGGTGGAGCGGATCCGGGTAGAACTGGAAAAAATGTTTTTGGGCCAAAACCCGCCCGCGGGGTTAAAGGACTTCCTGGAAACCGGCCTTTACCAATATTGTCCAGGACTGAAAGCTGCTCGCCAGCAACTCGGTCTCCTGCTAGTGAATGGTAATGGCTGGGCCCTGACAAATGTCGACCAAGTCTGGGCATTGCTGGCTGTTCAACTGGGCTTGAGTGGAAAACAGGCGGCTAAGTTCCTGCGTACGTGGAAAACATCGAATGAAACCATCCGTCAGGTGGGAAAGATTATTTTAGCGGTTAATGCTCTCCGCCAGAAACAAGTCACTCCAGACCTGATGTTTACGGTTGGTTGGCCGGCATTAAGCGATGCTAACCAGGTTGCGGCAGTTTACGGCTGGCAGCAAGCAGCAGCTAGTTTGAAAAAGCAGTACGATGAGTTGCCAATCAAGACGGCCAAGGAGCTGGCGGTGGATGGCCGAACTTTAATTCAGGAGGCCGGGTTAAAGCCAGGCCCCGCCCTGGGAAAAGTATTGAACACCCTGGTGGAAGACGTTGTCAATGGTCGGCTGGCAAATGACAAAGCTGAGCTGCTGCAACGGGCCGCCATTTTAGGATAGCAAAGAAGGATTGATAAAATGCAAACGATGAAGGTAGAGGGGCTGACCAGTACTTACGGTGAAAAAGTCCTTTTTGACCACGTGAACTTCATTATTAACGAAAACGACCGGATTGGTCTGATCGGGGTTAACGGGAGCGGTAAAACAAGTCTGCTAAACGCTATCGCAAGGGAAACTAGTGCCGAGAGCGGGACGATTACCACGCCTAACGACTATTCGATTGGCTATCTCCGTCAACAGCCCGAGTTGGATGAAGGCAAAACCATTATGGAAGCCGTCTTTGATGGTGAACAACCAGTGTTCAAAACGATTCGGGCGTACGAGCAAGCCTTGGTTGACTTTAGCGCCCATCCAGAGGACCAGCAGGCCAGCGACCGCTACACGAAGATGCAAGCACGAATGGACCAGGAAGATGCCTGGGAGGCTGATAGCCGGATTAAGACGATTTTAACCCAGCTTAAAATTACGGATACCAGTCAGCAAATTGCTGATTTATCTGGAGGCCAGCTCAAGCGGGTCGGCCTAGCACAAGTATTAATTCAGCAACCGGACCTGTTGCTGTTAGACGAACCGACCAACCACCTGGATCTTGATTCAGTTGTTTGGCTACAGGACTTCCTGGCGGGCTACAAGGGAGCAGTCGTTGTCGTAACCCATGACCGTTACTTTCTGGACCAGGTCACCAACCATATTTGGGAACTTTCCTTTGGTAAACTGTACCAGTATGATGGCAATTACCAGGACTTTGTACAAAAAAAGGCCGAGCGGGTTGAACTTGCCAAGGAAACTGAACGCAAGAATCAGCAGCTCTATAAAAAGGAACTGGCCTGGATGCGGACAGGGGCCAAGGCCCGCTCAACTAAGCAGAAGGGCCGGATTAACCACTTCCACAAGCTAGAGGGTGAAATTGGCAAGCTCAAGACCGATGAGGACATCTCAATCAACCTTGGCTCCCAACGGTTAGGGAAAGATGTGATTGAGTTTAAGGATGCCAACCTTACCCTGGGCGATCACCAGA of Limosilactobacillus oris contains these proteins:
- a CDS encoding SAG1386/EF1546 family surface-associated protein — encoded protein: MSEKREESRRQNDELWDKKFTDNEDFDSTGHLSRTERRKQEAHSSTITTVLVVLIIVLAASPLIFWLNNKQSFNHPARTEQTAAVSSKKKSTHRVSSTSSHRSVSSTSRVASQANSSTNSAARETMTTRQSTAGQTASSNREPAANRQYVVVRRGQSVYRIAAQNGLTAQELARLNNISINTPIHPGQQLRVR
- the cmk gene encoding (d)CMP kinase → MKKGIQVAIDGPASAGKSTVAKLVAKRFNYVYCDTGAMYRVVTLAALDQGIAVTDSTRVSQLAREIKISFAPGEPEQRVFLNGRDVTTAIRQGRIDKNVSAVAAIPAVREEMTNQQRQIAEEGGIVMDGRDIGSTVLPNAPVKIFMVATAHERARRRYVENKAKGIATASLEELQKEIELRDQKDSSRKVSPLVQAPDAVRLDTTSLTIDEVVDRISTIIEKTLNELA
- the rpsA gene encoding 30S ribosomal protein S1, with product MAENNENKNDMLEALDSIETVKVGDVVKGEVLAIDDDRQAIVGIKDAGVEGVVPAKELSTKPVEDINDAVKVGDELDLVVISKIGNDKENGSYLLSHRRLEARKVWDDIQKKFDDGETITAKVTQAVKGGLVVDAGVRGFVPASMITDHYVEDLNQFKGQELEFKIVEIEPSENRLILSHKEIVKAEHEQAAEKIFAELQPGDVVEGKVARMTNFGAFVDLGGVDGLVHVSEISYDHVDKPSDVLSAGQDVKVKVLSVDPDRERISLSIKQTLPGPWDDIEEKAPAGSTLTGTVKRLTSFGAFVEVFPGVEGLVHISQISHKHIATPADVLKPGQEVQVKVLNVDPERQRLGLSMKALEERPKGEDSDNGENYRGRRRSRRNNNRSAMSNAPEEESGFSMGDLIGDQLKNLRN
- the der gene encoding ribosome biogenesis GTPase Der; the encoded protein is MTNPVVAIVGRPNVGKSTLFNRIAGERISIVEDTPGVTRDRIYAHGEWLGKNFNMIDTGGIELSDQPLLTQIRQQAEIAIDEADVIVLVVDVESGVTDADEQVARILYRSNKPVVLAVNKVDNPERRNDIYDFYSLGLGEPYPVSSVHGVGLGDLLDAVIHNFPENAANEDDDSIRFSLIGRPNVGKSSLVNGILGENRVIVSNMAGTTRDAINTRFVAKDGQEFTMIDTAGIRKQGKIYENTERYALMRAMRAIDGSDVVLVVLNAEEGIREIDKHIAGYAHEAGCGVIIVVNKWDTLEEHDQRTMTDFTNLIRHEFQYLSYAPIIFVSAKTKQRLNKLPEMIEEVYAHHERRIKSSVLNNVIMDAIAANPTPTQNGKRLRIFYATQVATAPPTFVVFVNDPELMHFSYERYLENQIRQAFDFTGTPIHIIKRQRQ
- a CDS encoding HU family DNA-binding protein translates to MANKAELVSNVANATGLTKKDATAAVDAVFSSIQASLAKGEKVQLIGFGNFEVRQRAARKGRNPQTGQEIQIPASKVPAFKPGKALKDAVK
- a CDS encoding tetratricopeptide repeat protein codes for the protein MTYSEQMLDQLQAGQLEAAQSSFRQALAKDDDELLFSLGEELYGLGFLQQAQRVYLTLLERYPAEDELRTNLATIAIDEGHNDEALSYLAQVKPDSPAYLESLLVAADLYQTEEEFEVTEQKLQEAYRIAPDEPAVEFALGEFYFLIGHYDEAIRYYFELIKHGYTDFAKVDIAGRLGMCYAQSGQFKQALGYLQQVKPEYRTSDIRFQTGLTELSLGQLDAAEKELSELIEDDDQYASAYPALATALTKQHKYQQALKVAQEGLAVDQYNEQLYAQAAAIVSHLGNAKLMKKYLTKAHELDPDNLTITLQYSNFLLHQHDDKANIALLAPLTEEDEVDPQVYWNLARSYQRTEDFAQAGKDYQTAAPAYADNPTFLKELVGYYQETGQRDRLLPTLRHYLELEPTDAEMQDLLAEYEEY
- a CDS encoding site-specific integrase, with protein sequence MDYPYQQNFRRFLDQQELSPLTIKTYDTSLTNLFNYLRANRPLFAQQPTLDNLTETDVRAYLNYLRDDKQITMTTYNKILSQLNRYFRYLFTHQLISDYPTLTLHGQAVAPNQRVASKWLAKLDQLLADEHLHYYTRLTLLLSKYGFTVGEFLQPGFYQVFGQLPLATPAEQRFRRQLLDYLAPRQRLQHSPDLFLKQRFNPTNPRLSNPALHKFLHQDEEYLGFSLAPKYLHQSYILLYLAEHRRDSDQQLEDALHLDPASLLYYQRLLINADL
- a CDS encoding CCA tRNA nucleotidyltransferase, giving the protein MIIKKLPPIFEPARPVLQKIEQAGFEAYFVGGCVRDTILGDPIHDIDIATSAYPSEIKQIFKRTVDTGIEHGTVMILDHGVGYETTTFRTESGYQDFRRPDNVTFVRSLAEDLQRRDFTINALALRQNGEVVDLFDGLGDLQRRLIRAVGDPNERFHEDALRMMRAVRFASKLDFVIDRPTLEGINANAHLLAKIAVERIRVELEKMFLGQNPPAGLKDFLETGLYQYCPGLKAARQQLGLLLVNGNGWALTNVDQVWALLAVQLGLSGKQAAKFLRTWKTSNETIRQVGKIILAVNALRQKQVTPDLMFTVGWPALSDANQVAAVYGWQQAAASLKKQYDELPIKTAKELAVDGRTLIQEAGLKPGPALGKVLNTLVEDVVNGRLANDKAELLQRAAILG
- a CDS encoding ABC-F family ATP-binding cassette domain-containing protein, with translation MQTMKVEGLTSTYGEKVLFDHVNFIINENDRIGLIGVNGSGKTSLLNAIARETSAESGTITTPNDYSIGYLRQQPELDEGKTIMEAVFDGEQPVFKTIRAYEQALVDFSAHPEDQQASDRYTKMQARMDQEDAWEADSRIKTILTQLKITDTSQQIADLSGGQLKRVGLAQVLIQQPDLLLLDEPTNHLDLDSVVWLQDFLAGYKGAVVVVTHDRYFLDQVTNHIWELSFGKLYQYDGNYQDFVQKKAERVELAKETERKNQQLYKKELAWMRTGAKARSTKQKGRINHFHKLEGEIGKLKTDEDISINLGSQRLGKDVIEFKDANLTLGDHQILQDFNWLVQAGDRIGITGENGAGKTSLLNVIADRLPLDSGVVKIGETVKLGYYTQQTEGVDDDQRMISFLTEVADSVTDKDGNKLSVTQLLERFLFPRFMHGTLIRKLSGGEKRRLYLLKILMQQPNVLLLDEPTNDLDIGTLTVLEDYLDHFAGTVITVSHDRYFLDKVADNLLIFHGQGNIERYTGYFTDYLKQQQQAKESEQDAPKAKKVKTSRPAPAKKQPAEKTKLTYAEEIEWKQINQDLDDLSQKQQEIEEGMAAAANDYPKLAALQKELNEVQQEVDEKTARWEYLSNYVE